A genomic segment from Nodularia sphaerocarpa UHCC 0038 encodes:
- a CDS encoding DUF4833 domain-containing protein: protein MFKLPKRLINLSFIGGAIALLLIPATSSYATDLNSIFLISKSDNGNQVHYGVQTDLDCSLKTAKPVYPYWKLQNGRLEPLLAMEVPAFGIARQSVSGNEVVMEVNGFKGRGIAKPIIFRSTQSANQGCQISAFTQINGEVTQLLKVHIDLTRSGFFGLGGTVHSITFYGADEKQEKIVCKSNCRF, encoded by the coding sequence ATGTTTAAGCTACCAAAAAGGCTAATAAATCTTTCGTTCATAGGTGGTGCGATCGCACTTTTACTTATTCCTGCTACCAGTTCCTATGCCACAGACCTTAACAGTATTTTCCTCATCTCCAAGAGTGACAACGGTAATCAAGTACATTATGGTGTACAAACTGATCTAGATTGCTCTTTGAAAACTGCTAAACCTGTATACCCCTATTGGAAACTCCAAAATGGTCGTTTAGAACCTCTGCTAGCTATGGAGGTTCCAGCTTTTGGTATCGCCCGCCAATCAGTTTCAGGTAATGAAGTAGTCATGGAAGTGAACGGCTTCAAAGGACGAGGAATTGCAAAACCAATTATATTTCGGTCTACCCAATCAGCAAATCAAGGGTGTCAAATATCAGCTTTTACACAAATCAACGGCGAAGTCACTCAGCTGCTCAAAGTCCATATTGACTTGACTAGAAGCGGTTTCTTTGGGCTTGGTGGTACGGTTCACAGCATCACATTTTACGGTGCTGATGAAAAGCAGGAAAAGATTGTCTGTAAGTCTAATTGTCGTTTCTAG
- a CDS encoding WD40 repeat domain-containing protein, with translation MKFTVGLTSLALFSLSSVAPSLAASQLVSRSAESSLSSQSLPSGAKTIQVANSFSSITQIIHTQQNNSRLSQSSPGTPSVSDRYNQLVPISPAYRRRRLVGHRSHISGLSFSPNSNVLVSSSEDGTIRLWNVSSGSLIRTLTGHRQSVFRVNFSPNGRILASGDAGGVVKLWDMQTGKEIDSMWAHGNGITGIQFSPNAPILASSSNDGTIKIWSLQTGKRIHTLRGKYATIRSISFSPDGRFIVSSGSYSQTLGSQGSDGDIKVWDVQTGSEIRTLRGHKGNITRVRFSPNGRFIASSGQDGTIRLWNAGNGAAIRTFRGHGNWVNDFYFSQNGDFLVSTSRDKTLKFWDVETGENYRTVNLGGTPGSLTLSPNGYFLAFASNESTNDQYTHTVTVFSSSSFDRQ, from the coding sequence ATGAAATTTACTGTTGGGTTAACAAGTCTGGCTTTATTTTCGCTCTCTAGCGTTGCTCCATCTCTAGCTGCAAGTCAATTGGTCAGTCGCTCCGCCGAATCATCTTTGTCGAGTCAATCTTTACCCAGTGGAGCAAAAACTATCCAGGTAGCTAACTCCTTTAGCTCTATCACCCAAATAATTCATACGCAACAGAATAATAGCAGGCTTTCGCAGTCCAGTCCAGGCACTCCCAGTGTTAGTGATAGGTATAACCAGCTTGTGCCGATCAGCCCCGCCTATAGAAGAAGACGATTGGTAGGACACAGAAGCCATATTTCTGGTCTTAGCTTTAGCCCGAACAGCAATGTTTTAGTAAGTAGTAGTGAAGACGGAACGATCAGACTGTGGAATGTGTCTTCTGGCTCCTTAATTCGTACCTTGACGGGTCATCGTCAATCTGTCTTTCGAGTAAATTTCAGCCCCAATGGGCGCATTTTAGCTTCTGGGGATGCTGGAGGAGTGGTTAAACTATGGGATATGCAAACGGGGAAAGAAATCGACTCAATGTGGGCACATGGCAATGGTATTACAGGCATTCAGTTTAGTCCTAATGCGCCAATCTTAGCTTCCTCTAGTAATGATGGAACTATCAAGATTTGGAGCTTACAAACGGGCAAACGCATTCATACTCTCAGGGGAAAATATGCAACCATAAGAAGCATTAGCTTTAGTCCTGATGGACGGTTTATTGTGTCATCTGGCAGCTATAGTCAAACGCTGGGTAGTCAAGGCTCTGACGGGGATATTAAAGTTTGGGATGTCCAAACAGGATCGGAAATTCGTACCTTAAGAGGGCATAAGGGTAACATTACCAGAGTGCGCTTTAGTCCGAACGGTCGATTTATTGCTTCCAGTGGTCAGGATGGAACTATTAGACTTTGGAATGCTGGAAATGGGGCAGCAATTCGTACTTTTAGGGGTCATGGAAATTGGGTGAATGACTTCTATTTTAGCCAAAATGGTGACTTCCTAGTATCTACGAGTCGGGACAAGACCCTTAAATTCTGGGATGTGGAAACAGGAGAAAACTATAGAACTGTTAACTTAGGCGGAACCCCTGGTAGTCTCACCCTAAGTCCAAATGGCTATTTTTTAGCCTTTGCCAGCAATGAAAGTACGAATGATCAATACACACACACTGTGACTGTATTTTCTTCCAGTAGCTTTGATCGCCAATAA